In a single window of the Osmerus eperlanus chromosome 2, fOsmEpe2.1, whole genome shotgun sequence genome:
- the axin1 gene encoding axin-1 isoform X2, with product MDAVNMSLSDKGGYLVDLGGSFTEDAPRPPVPGEEGELVSSDGRQYSHIFCSSKNESLKSEASTATPRRPDQDLGYEPEGSASPTPPYLKWAESLHSLLDDQDGIHLFRTFLKQEECADMLDFWFACSGFRKLEANEGHEEKKLKLAKAIYKKYILDSNGIVSRQIKPATKSFIKDCVMKLHIDPAMFDQAQTEIQTMMEENTYPLFLKSDIYLEYTRTGGESPKLYSDQSSVSGNGKVLPGYLPTLNEDEEWTCDQDPEEQAECDPTPSNRLTQKLLMETAPVRVASSKRFQDGHEYRHAPWREPVNPYYVNTGYAMAPATSANDSEQQSMSSDADTLSLTDSSVDGVPPYRYRKQHRREMHESAKANGRVPLPHIPRTNRMPKDIHVEPEKFAAELISKLEGVLREREAQEKLEEKLKRVRLEEEGDDADVSTATSLSSHRLPPGAHPQHYNSRYADISYNGLLRDAHEENPESILDDHVQRVMKTPGCQSPGTGRHSPKSRSPEGGKVPGVAMPLPPGPAKHLSRQGPKGDNSHLYHHKHVHHIHHPAGGKPKEQVEAEAAVRAQHGSFPWGMEQHHYGPKSRNYADGMSPNPMEPVGYSSKGNTLSKRPFKKGEEARPYEMPVPPDDVERNQKILLWMMEGEKEAVRHKKSPYGSITGSKKAPSHEASRPSSVERPGAVHPWVSAQLRNNVQPSHPFIQDPTMPPNPAPNPLTQLEEARRRLEEEKKKSGTLQTKQRHKATKKQPCENITVAYYFCGEPIPYRTSVKGRIVTLGQFKELLTKKGSYRYYFKKVSDEFDCGVVFEEVREDDAILPIFEEKIIGKVEKID from the exons ATGGACGCTGTGAATATGAGCTTGAGCGACAAGGGGGGTTACCTGGTGGACCTGGGAGGCAGTTTCACTGAGGACGCCCCCAGACCCCCGGTCcctggggaagagggagagctggTGTCCAGCGATGGACGCCAATACAGCCACATCTTCTGCTCTTCCAAGAACGAGAGCCTCAAGAGTGAGGCCTCTACGGCCACCCCCAGGCGACCTGACCAGGATCTGGGCTATGAGCCAGAGGGCAGCgcctcccccacacctccctaCCTGAAGTGGGCCGAGTCTCTTCATTCCCTCCTGGATGACCAGGACGGCATCCACCTGTTTAGAACATTTCTCAAGCAAGAAGAGTGTGCCGACATGTTGGACTTCTGGTTCGCCTGCAGCGGTTTCCGCAAGCTCGAGGCCAACGAGGGTCACGAGGAGAAGAAGCTAAAACTGGCAAAAGCCATTTATAAAAAGTACATCCTGGACAGCAATGGAATAGTGTCCAGACAGATCAAACCAGCAACTAAGAGCTTCATCAAAGACTGTGTGATGAAGCTTCACATCGATCCAGCCATGTTTGACCAGGCTCAGACTGAGATCCAGACTATGATGGAGGAAAACACCTACCCGTTGTTCCTGAAGTCAGACATCTATTTGGAATACAccaggactggaggagagagcccTAAGTTGTACAGCGACCAAAGCTCCGTTTCTGGCAATGGGAAGGTTCTACCAGGGTATCTGCCAACGTTGAATGAAGACGAAGAGTGGACATGTGACCAGGACCCGGAGGAGCAGGCTGAGTGTGATCCCACCCCTAGCAACAGGCTCACTCAGAAGCTGCTCATGGAGACCGCTCCCGTGCGTGTTGCCAGCAGCAAGAGATTCCAGGACGGTCACGAGTACAG ACATGCCCCATGGCGGGAGCCTGTCAACCCATACTACGTCAACACTGGCTATGCCATGGCCCCTGCCACCAGTGCCAACGACAGCGAGCAGCAGAGCATGTCTAGCGATGcagacacactctccctcaccgACAGCAGCGT AGATGGGGTCCCACCGTACAGATATCGTAAGCAGCACAGACGGGAGATGCACGAAAGTGCCAAAGCAAACGGGCGAGTGCCACTACCTCATATTCCT CGCACGAACCGGATGCCAAAGGATATTCATGTGGAGCCAGAGAAATTTGCAGCAGAGCTCATCAGCAAACTGGAGGGcgtgctgagggagagagaggcccaggagaagctggaggagaagctgaAGAGAGTACGACTG gaggaagaaggggatgaTGCCGACGTTTCCACAGCAACATCATTGTCCAGTCACAGACTGCCTCCTGGTGCTCATCCCCAGCACTACAACTCCCGCTACGCCGACATCAGCTACAACGGCCTCCTGAGAGACGCTCACGAGGAGAACCCCGAGAGCATCCTGGACGACCACGTCCAGCGCGTCATGAAGACACCCGGCTGTCAGTCCCCAGGCACAGGACGCCACTCCCCCAAGTCCCGCTCGCCCGAGGGAGGCAAGGTGCCCGGTGTTGCGATGCCACTGCCTCCGGGCCCTGCCAAACACCTCTCCCGGCAGGGGCCCAAGGGGGACAACAGCCACTTGTACCACCACAAACACGTTCACCACATCCACCATCCGGCGGGAGGGAAGCCCAAAGAGCAGGTGGAGGCTGAGGCAGCCGTGAGGGCGCAGCACGGTAGCTTCCCCTGGGGCATGGAGCAGCACCACTACGGGCCCAAGTCTCGCAACTACGCCGATGGCATGAGCCCCAACCCCATGGAGCCCGTGGGTTACAG TAGCAAAGGTAACACTCTGTCGAAAAGGCCCTtcaagaaaggggaggaggcgCGGCCCTATGAGATGCCGGTGCCTCCAGACGATGTGGAGAGGAACCAGAAGATCCTCCTGTGGATGATGGAGGGCGAGAAGGAGGCTGTCCGGCACAAGAAGAGCCCCTATGG GAGCATCACAGGGTCGAAGAAGGCCCCAAGCCACGAGGCGTCTCGGCCCAGCTCAGTGGAGAGACCTGGGGCAGTGCACCCGTGGGTCAGCGCCCAGCTCCGCAACAACGTGCAGCCCTCCCACCCCTTCATCCAGGACCCCACCATGCCCCCCAACCCagcccccaaccccctcacccAGCTGGAGGAGGCACGCAGGCGGcttgaggaggagaaaaagaaatcTGGCACCTTACAGACAAAGCAGAG ACATAAGGCCACTAAGAAGCAGCCCTGTGAGAACATCACGGTGGCCTACTACTTCTGTGGAGAGCCTATTCCGTACAGGACATCTGTCAAAGGAAGGATTGTCACGCTGGGCCAGTTTAAGGAGCTGCTGACTAAGAAAGGGAGCTACAG GTATTATTTCAAGAAGGTAAGCGATGAGTTTGACTGCGGGGTGGTGTTTGAAGAGGTACGTGAAGATGACGCAATCCTGCCCATCTTTGAAGAGAAGATCATTGGGAAAGTAGAAAAAATTGATTGA
- the galr2b gene encoding galanin receptor 2b: protein MSDLEDFSRTGGQGNTSDSYQVNPTSVIVSVVFSLIFLLGTIGNSLVLAVLLRSGQVGYNTTNLFILNLSVADFFFIIFCVPFQATIYSLEGWVFGSFMCKVVHFFINLTMYASSFTLAAVSVDRYLAIRYPLRSRELRTPCNAVVAMVVIWGLSLIFAGPYLSYYDLIDFANSNVCVPGWKEHNRKVLDTCTFVFGYVIPVLIVSLSYTRTIKYLWTAVDPLDGMSESKRAKRKVTKMIIIVTVLFCICWLPYHVVILCYLYGDFPFNQTTYAFRILSHCMAYANSCLNPIVYALVSKHFRKGFKKVFSCILSKNGRNKVHVVHVANTVPGFEAGSTEVSQMNEENIRQNDCEMTNRPIAEPREATMTLNLPFQKHP from the exons ATGTCTGACCTGGAAGACTTCagcaggacaggaggacagggaaaTACATCAGACAGTTACCAGGTGAACCCAACCAGTGTGATCGTGTCGGTGGTCTTCTCCCTCATTTTCCTACTGGGCACCATTGGGAACAGCCTTGTGTTGGCGGTGCTACTACGCAGTGGCCAGGTGGGCTACAACACCACCAACCTGTTCATCCTCAACCTGAGCGTGGCCGACTTCTTCTTCATCATCTTCTGTGTGCCTTTCCAAGCCACGATTTACTCCCTGGAAGGTTGGGTGTTTGGCTCTTTCATGTGCAAGGTGGTCCACTTCTTTATCAACCTCACCATGTATGCCAGCAGTTTCACGCTTGCTGCAGTGTCGGTCGATAG GTATCTGGCCATTCGCTACCCTCTGCGTTCCCGAGAACTAAGAACACCCTGTAATGCCGTGGTTGCCATGGTGGTCATCTGGGGTCTCTCGCTGATCTTTGCAGGACCGTATCTAAGCTACTACGACCTCATTGATTTTGCCAATAGCAACGTGTGTGTCCCTGGCTGGAAAGAGCACAACCGTAAGGTGCTCGACACATGCACCTTCGTGTTTGGTTATGTGATCCCTGTACTCATCGTGAGCCTGTCCTATACCAGAACCATCAAGTACCTGTGGACAGCTGTGGACCCATTGGACGGAATGTCAGAGTCAAAAAGAGCCAAGCGCAAGGTGACAAAAATGATTATCATTGTTACTGTACTTTTCTGCATATGCTGGCTGCCGTACCATGTAGTCATACTTTGTTACCTCTATGGAGATTTTCCCTTCAACCAGACCACATACGCCTTTAGGATATTGTCTCACTGCATGGCTTATGCTAACTCCTGCCTCAATCCCATTGTGTATGCTTTGGTATCCAAGCATTTTCGCAAAGGCTTTAAGAAAGTGTTCAGCTGTATCCTCAGCAAGAATGGAAGGAACAAAGTTCACGTGGTTCATGTGGCCAACACTGTGCCTGGATTTGAAGCAGGGTCAACAGAAGTGTCTCAGATGAATGAGGAAAACATACGACAGAACGATTGTGAAATGACAAACAGGCCCATCGCTGAACCTAGGGAGGCCACAATGACTTTAAACTTGCCATTTCAAAAGCACCCCTAA
- the axin1 gene encoding axin-1 isoform X1, which translates to MDAVNMSLSDKGGYLVDLGGSFTEDAPRPPVPGEEGELVSSDGRQYSHIFCSSKNESLKSEASTATPRRPDQDLGYEPEGSASPTPPYLKWAESLHSLLDDQDGIHLFRTFLKQEECADMLDFWFACSGFRKLEANEGHEEKKLKLAKAIYKKYILDSNGIVSRQIKPATKSFIKDCVMKLHIDPAMFDQAQTEIQTMMEENTYPLFLKSDIYLEYTRTGGESPKLYSDQSSVSGNGKVLPGYLPTLNEDEEWTCDQDPEEQAECDPTPSNRLTQKLLMETAPVRVASSKRFQDGHEYRHAPWREPVNPYYVNTGYAMAPATSANDSEQQSMSSDADTLSLTDSSVDGVPPYRYRKQHRREMHESAKANGRVPLPHIPRTNRMPKDIHVEPEKFAAELISKLEGVLREREAQEKLEEKLKRVRLEEEGDDADVSTATSLSSHRLPPGAHPQHYNSRYADISYNGLLRDAHEENPESILDDHVQRVMKTPGCQSPGTGRHSPKSRSPEGGKVPGVAMPLPPGPAKHLSRQGPKGDNSHLYHHKHVHHIHHPAGGKPKEQVEAEAAVRAQHGSFPWGMEQHHYGPKSRNYADGMSPNPMEPVGYSSKGNTLSKRPFKKGEEARPYEMPVPPDDVERNQKILLWMMEGEKEAVRHKKSPYGSITGSKKAPSHEASRPSSVERPGAVHPWVSAQLRNNVQPSHPFIQDPTMPPNPAPNPLTQLEEARRRLEEEKKKSGTLQTKQRYVMEVIQRGRAAVRPALFPPLSVVPAVSDTELSEPEHKATKKQPCENITVAYYFCGEPIPYRTSVKGRIVTLGQFKELLTKKGSYRYYFKKVSDEFDCGVVFEEVREDDAILPIFEEKIIGKVEKID; encoded by the exons ATGGACGCTGTGAATATGAGCTTGAGCGACAAGGGGGGTTACCTGGTGGACCTGGGAGGCAGTTTCACTGAGGACGCCCCCAGACCCCCGGTCcctggggaagagggagagctggTGTCCAGCGATGGACGCCAATACAGCCACATCTTCTGCTCTTCCAAGAACGAGAGCCTCAAGAGTGAGGCCTCTACGGCCACCCCCAGGCGACCTGACCAGGATCTGGGCTATGAGCCAGAGGGCAGCgcctcccccacacctccctaCCTGAAGTGGGCCGAGTCTCTTCATTCCCTCCTGGATGACCAGGACGGCATCCACCTGTTTAGAACATTTCTCAAGCAAGAAGAGTGTGCCGACATGTTGGACTTCTGGTTCGCCTGCAGCGGTTTCCGCAAGCTCGAGGCCAACGAGGGTCACGAGGAGAAGAAGCTAAAACTGGCAAAAGCCATTTATAAAAAGTACATCCTGGACAGCAATGGAATAGTGTCCAGACAGATCAAACCAGCAACTAAGAGCTTCATCAAAGACTGTGTGATGAAGCTTCACATCGATCCAGCCATGTTTGACCAGGCTCAGACTGAGATCCAGACTATGATGGAGGAAAACACCTACCCGTTGTTCCTGAAGTCAGACATCTATTTGGAATACAccaggactggaggagagagcccTAAGTTGTACAGCGACCAAAGCTCCGTTTCTGGCAATGGGAAGGTTCTACCAGGGTATCTGCCAACGTTGAATGAAGACGAAGAGTGGACATGTGACCAGGACCCGGAGGAGCAGGCTGAGTGTGATCCCACCCCTAGCAACAGGCTCACTCAGAAGCTGCTCATGGAGACCGCTCCCGTGCGTGTTGCCAGCAGCAAGAGATTCCAGGACGGTCACGAGTACAG ACATGCCCCATGGCGGGAGCCTGTCAACCCATACTACGTCAACACTGGCTATGCCATGGCCCCTGCCACCAGTGCCAACGACAGCGAGCAGCAGAGCATGTCTAGCGATGcagacacactctccctcaccgACAGCAGCGT AGATGGGGTCCCACCGTACAGATATCGTAAGCAGCACAGACGGGAGATGCACGAAAGTGCCAAAGCAAACGGGCGAGTGCCACTACCTCATATTCCT CGCACGAACCGGATGCCAAAGGATATTCATGTGGAGCCAGAGAAATTTGCAGCAGAGCTCATCAGCAAACTGGAGGGcgtgctgagggagagagaggcccaggagaagctggaggagaagctgaAGAGAGTACGACTG gaggaagaaggggatgaTGCCGACGTTTCCACAGCAACATCATTGTCCAGTCACAGACTGCCTCCTGGTGCTCATCCCCAGCACTACAACTCCCGCTACGCCGACATCAGCTACAACGGCCTCCTGAGAGACGCTCACGAGGAGAACCCCGAGAGCATCCTGGACGACCACGTCCAGCGCGTCATGAAGACACCCGGCTGTCAGTCCCCAGGCACAGGACGCCACTCCCCCAAGTCCCGCTCGCCCGAGGGAGGCAAGGTGCCCGGTGTTGCGATGCCACTGCCTCCGGGCCCTGCCAAACACCTCTCCCGGCAGGGGCCCAAGGGGGACAACAGCCACTTGTACCACCACAAACACGTTCACCACATCCACCATCCGGCGGGAGGGAAGCCCAAAGAGCAGGTGGAGGCTGAGGCAGCCGTGAGGGCGCAGCACGGTAGCTTCCCCTGGGGCATGGAGCAGCACCACTACGGGCCCAAGTCTCGCAACTACGCCGATGGCATGAGCCCCAACCCCATGGAGCCCGTGGGTTACAG TAGCAAAGGTAACACTCTGTCGAAAAGGCCCTtcaagaaaggggaggaggcgCGGCCCTATGAGATGCCGGTGCCTCCAGACGATGTGGAGAGGAACCAGAAGATCCTCCTGTGGATGATGGAGGGCGAGAAGGAGGCTGTCCGGCACAAGAAGAGCCCCTATGG GAGCATCACAGGGTCGAAGAAGGCCCCAAGCCACGAGGCGTCTCGGCCCAGCTCAGTGGAGAGACCTGGGGCAGTGCACCCGTGGGTCAGCGCCCAGCTCCGCAACAACGTGCAGCCCTCCCACCCCTTCATCCAGGACCCCACCATGCCCCCCAACCCagcccccaaccccctcacccAGCTGGAGGAGGCACGCAGGCGGcttgaggaggagaaaaagaaatcTGGCACCTTACAGACAAAGCAGAG GTATGTGATGGAGGTGATCCAGAGGGGTCGCGCTGCCGTCAGGCCAGCTCTGTTCCCACCCCTCAGCGTGGTGCCTGCCGTCTCCGACACGGAGCTTTCCGAGCCCGA ACATAAGGCCACTAAGAAGCAGCCCTGTGAGAACATCACGGTGGCCTACTACTTCTGTGGAGAGCCTATTCCGTACAGGACATCTGTCAAAGGAAGGATTGTCACGCTGGGCCAGTTTAAGGAGCTGCTGACTAAGAAAGGGAGCTACAG GTATTATTTCAAGAAGGTAAGCGATGAGTTTGACTGCGGGGTGGTGTTTGAAGAGGTACGTGAAGATGACGCAATCCTGCCCATCTTTGAAGAGAAGATCATTGGGAAAGTAGAAAAAATTGATTGA